The following proteins come from a genomic window of Aspergillus oryzae RIB40 DNA, chromosome 4:
- a CDS encoding glycoside hydrolase family 35 protein (beta-galactosidase) produces MKLLSVAAVALLAAQAAGASIKHRLNGFTILEHPDPAKRDLLQDIVTWDDKSLFINGERIMLFSGEVHPFRLPVPSLWLDIFHKIRALGFNCVSFYIDWALLEGKPGDYRAEGIFALEPFFDAAKEAGIYLIARPGSYINAEVSGGGFPGWLQRVNGTLRSSDEPFLKATDNYIANAAAAVAKAQITNGGPVILYQPENEYSGGCCGVKYPDADYMQYVMDQARKADIVVPFISNDASPSGHNAPGSGTGAVDIYGHDSYPLGFDCANPSVWPEGKLPDNFRTLHLEQSPSTPYSLLEFQAGAFDPWGGPGFEKCYALVNHEFSRVFYRNDLSFGVSTFNLYMTFGGTNWGNLGHPGGYTSYDYGSPITETRNVTREKYSDIKLLANFVKASPSYLTATPRNLTTGVYTDTSDLAVTPLIGDSPGSFFVVRHTDYSSQESTSYKLKLPTSAGNLTIPQLEGTLSLNGRDSKIHVVDYNVSGTNIIYSTAEVFTWKKFDGNKVLVLYGGPKEHHELAIASKSNVTIIEGSDSGIVSTRKGSSVIIGWDVSSTRRIVQVGDLRVFLLDRNSAYNYWVPELPTEGTSPGFSTSKTTASSIIVKAGYLLRGAHLDGADLHLTADFNATTPIEVIGAPTGAKNLFVNGEKASHTVDKNGIWSSEVKYAAPEIKLPGLKDLDWKYLDTLPEIKSSYDDSAWVSADLPKTKNTHRPLDTPTSLYSSDYGFHTGYLIYRGHFVANGKESEFFIRTQGGSAFGSSVWLNETYLGSWTGADYAMDGNSTYKLSQLESGKNYVITVVIDNLGLDENWTVGEETMKNPRGILSYKLSGQDASAITWKLTGNLGGEDYQDKVRGPLNEGGLYAERQGFHQPQPPSESWESGSPLEGLSKPGIGFYTAQFDLDLPKGWDVPLYFNFGNNTQAARAQLYVNGYQYGKFTGNVGPQTSFPVPEGILNYRGTNYVALSLWALESDGAKLGSFELSYTTPVLTGYGNVESPEQPKYEQRKGAY; encoded by the exons atgaagctcctctctgttgctgctgttgcctTGCTGGCGGCACAGGCAGCGGGTGCTTCCATCAAGCATCGTCTCAATGGCTTCACGATCCTGGAACATCCGGATCCGGCGAAAAGAGACTTGCTGCAAGACATT GTTACATGGGATGACAAATCTCTGTTCATCAATGGAGAGAGGATTATGTTATTCAGCGGAGAAGTGCATCCTTTCAG ATTGCCAGTACCTTCGCTttggcttgatatcttccacAAGATCAGAGCTCTTGGTTTCAACTGTGTATCTTTCTATATTGATTGGGCTCTTCTGGAGGGAAAGCCTGGCGACTACAGAGCAGAAGGCATCTTTGCTCTGGAACCCTTCTTTGATGCAGCCAAGGAAGCAGGCATTTATCTGATCGCCCGCCCCGGTTCGTACATCAATGCCGAGGTCTCAGGCGGTGGCTTCCCTGGATGGTTGCAGAGGGTCAATGGCACTCTTCGCTCGTCTGATGAGCCATTCCTTAAAGCTACTGATAA CTATATCGCCAATGCCGCTGCTGCCGTGGCGAAGGCTCAAATCACGAATGGAGGGCCAGTAATTCTCTACCAGCCCGAAAACGAATACAGCGGTGGCTGCTGCGGTGTCAAATACCCCGATGCAGACTACATGCAGTATGTTATGGATCAGGCCCGGAAGGCTGACATTGTTGTACCTTTCATCAGCAACGATGCCTCACCTTCTGGGCACAATGCTCCTGGAAGTGGAACGGGCGCTGTTGATATTTATGGTCACGATAGCTATCC CCTCGGCTTTGATTGC GCAAACCCATCCGTATGGCCCGAGGGTAAACTGCCCGACAACTTCCGCACGCTCCATCTTGAGCAGAGCCCATCAACTCCGTATTCACTTCTTGAG TTCCAAGCGGGTGCTTTCGACCCATGGGGTGGACCCGGCTTTGAAAAATGCTATGCCCTCGTTAACCACGAATTCTCGAGAGTTTTCTATAGGAACGACTTGAGTTTCGGAGTTTCTACCTTTAACTTATACATG ACTTTCGGCGGAACAAACTGGGGTAACCTCGGACATCCCGGTGGATATACATCCTACGACTACGGATCGCCTATAACTGAAACGCGAAACGTTACACGGGAGAAGTACAGCGACATAAAGCTCCTTGCCAACTTTGTCAAAGCATCGCCATCCTATCTCACCGCTACTCCCAGAAACCTGACTACTGGTGTTTACACAGACACATCTGACCTGGCTGTCACCCCGTTAATTGGTGATAGTCCAGGCTCATTCTTCGTGGTCAGACATACGGACTATTCCAGCCAAGAGTCAACCTCGTACAAACTTAAGCTTCCTACCAGTGCTGGTAACCTGACTATTCCCCAGCTGGAGGGCACTCTAAGTCTCAACGGACGTGACTCAAAAATTCATGTTGTTGATTATAATGTGTCTGGAACGAACATTATCTATTCGACAGCTGAAGTCTTCACCTGGAAGAAGTTTGACGGTAACAAGGTCCTGGTGTTATACGGCGGACCGAAGGAACACCATGAATTGGCCATTGCCTCCAAGTCAAATGTGACCATCATCGAAGGTTCGGACTCTGGAATTGTCTCAACGAGGAAGGGCAGCTCTGTTATCATTGGCTGGGATGTCTCTTCTACTCGTCGCATCGTTCAAGTCGGTGACTTGAGAGTGTTCCTGCTTG ATAGGAACTCTGCTTACAACTACTGGGTCCCCGAACTCCCCACAGAAGGTACTTCTCCCGGGTTCAGCACTTCGAAGACGACCGCCTCCTCCATTATTGTGAAGGCTGGCTACCTCCTCCGAGGCGCTCACCTTGATGGTGCTGATCTTCATCTTACTGCTGATTTCAATGCCACCACCCCGATTGAAGTGATCGGTGCTCCAACAGGCGCTAAGAATCTGTTCGTGAATGGTGAAAAGGCTAGCCACACAGTCGACAAGAACGGCATCTGGAGCAGTGAGGTCAAGTACGCGGCTCCAGAGATCAAGCTCCCCGGTTTGAAGGATTTGGACTGGAAGTATCTGGACACGCTTCCCGAAATTAAGTCTTCCTATGATGACTCGGCCTGGGTTTCGGCAGACCTtccaaagacaaagaacacTCACCGTCCTCTTGACACACCAACATCGCTATACTCCTCTGACTATGGCTTCCACACTGGCTACCTGATCTACAGGGGTCACTTCGTTGCCAACGGCAAGGAAAGCGAATTTTTTATTCGCACACAAGGCGGTAGCGCATTCGGAAGTTCCGTATGGCTGAACGAGACGTATCTGGGCTCTTGGACTGGTGCCGATTATGCGATGGACGGTAACTCTACCTACAAGCTATCTCAGCTGGAGTCGGGCAAGAATTACGTCATCACTGTGGTTATTGATAACCTGGGTCTCGACGAGAATTGGACGGTCGGCGAGGAAACCATGAAGAATCCTCGTGGTATTCTTAGCTACAAGCTGAGCGGACAAGACGCCAGCGCAATCACCTGGAAGCTCACTGGTAACCTCGGAGGAGAAGACTACCAGGATAAGGTTAGAGGACCTCTCAACGAAGGTGGACTGTACGCAGAGCGCCAGGGCTTCcatcagcctcagcctccaAGCGAATCCTGGGAGTCGGGCAGTCCCCTTGAAGGCCTGTCGAAGCCGGGTATCGGATTCTACACTGCCCAGTTCGACCTTGACCTCCCGAAGGGCTGGGATGTGCCGCTGTACTTCAACTTTGGCAACAACACCCAGGCGGCTCGGGCCCAGCTCTACGTCAACGGTTACCAGTATGGCAAGTTCACTGGAAACGTTGGGCCACAGACCAGCTTCCCTGTTCCCGAAGGTATCCTGAACTACCGCGGAACCAACTATGTGGCACTGAGTCTTTGGGCATTGGAGTCGGACGGTGCTAAGCTGGGTAGCTTCGAACTGTCCTACACCACCCCAGTGCTGACCGGATACGGGAATGTTGAGTCACCTGAGCAGCCCAAGTATGAGCAGCGGAAGGGAGCATACTAA
- a CDS encoding glycosyltransferase (UDP-glucuronosyl and UDP-glucosyl transferase) codes for MADMRCFAVEDGSWELPPPYESISSSGGADGDPTRNNLATPVVFPISNASFPELSPTNDGRVDVHIGPRFSRNLEWLMGNEAGEAPSQTGREAAPSVPCPAWDLHLNIVIQVVGSRGDAQPFVALGQELQKYGHRVRLATHAKFEQFVRTADLEFYPIGGDPVELMSYMVRNPGLIPSIKSLRAGDIQRKRASMAEILDGCWRSCIEPDPYDKAPFVADAIIANPPSFAHIHCAQALGIPVHLMFTMPWTSTRAFHHPLANLKYSGNDPSLGNLVSYHFVEWLTWQGLGDLINAWRKNVLGLDPVPTTEGPNLVEALNVPFTYCWSPALIPKPKDWASHIDVCGFFFRDPPAYEPPAELDVFLRAGPPPVYIGFGSIVIEDVEKTLSILLNAIQETGVRAIISCGWSNLERRKTPNVHYIGDCPHEWLFQHVAAVVHHGGAGTTACGLRNGKPTTVVPFFGDQPFWGNMIAAMGAGPEPIPHKNLTARKLADAITYCLTPQAVAVARGIADKMRQECGVRAAVDSFHAHLPRRKMQCDLIPSEPAVWYFKTGRRTVKLSKVAARTLKHQGRIHGKHLKLYQTKPFTIDIRRWDPFTAISSASLSTLTGMADATAGIFIDPYKEYKRLRKSDRNRDASNPATVSHPQLATPETSSTAESALITRTHSSSDILDTECSSDDPDYARQMAIAAATSLGIFLGRSSRGALVDLPLAAVEGMRAVPRLYGEKVRLHDPVRDWKSGAGVAWSTFSHGLYEGVTDIFVHTYQGKKKQGAIGVAKGLTKGLVSLTVKTGAATVGLIAYPNQGIYRSLMSTVRKRPAKRIEQARWTEAEWITRAEGGMQIDAAGLCWLYDELLSTRETARRGR; via the exons atggctgacaTGAGATGCTTcgctgttgaagatggtAGCTGGGAACTCCCTCCACCGTACGAGTCTATCTCGTCCTCAGGAGGTGCAGATGGCGACCCGACGAGGAACAATCTAGCGACTCCTGTGGTCTTTCCAATATCCAATGCTTCTTTCCCAGAGCTGTCGCCGACCAACGATGGTCGTGTAGATGTTCATATCGGGCCCCGGTTCAGTCGGAATCTGGAATGGCTTATGGGAAACGAAGCCGGCGAGGCGCCGTCCCAGACAGGGAGAGAGGCAGCCCCATCCGTACCATGCCCTGCCTGGGATCTCCATCTCAACATCGTCATCCAAGTTGTAGGTAGCCGTGGTGATGCCCAACCATTTGTCGCCTTGGGCCAGGAATTGCAGAAGTACGGCCACCGCGTGCGGCTGGCAACGCATGCTAAATTCGAGCAGTTCGTCAGGACCGCCGACCTTGAGTTCTATCCCATTGGAGGTGACCCTGTCGAGCTAATGTCCTACATGGTGCGCAATCCCGGACTCATTCCAAGCATAAAGAGCTTGCGGGCAGGCGATATCCAGAGGAAGCGAGCctccatggcggagattTTAGACGGCTGCTGGCGGTCGTGTATAGAACCGGACCCGTATGACAAGGCCCCATTCGTGGCGGATGCTATAATTGCAAACCCGCCGAGTTTTGCCCATATTCACTGTGCGCAGGCACTTGGCATTCCTGTCCATCTCATGTTCACGATGCCCTGGACGAGTACTAGGGCCTTTCATCATCCGCTCGCGAATCTAAAGTACTCGGGTAACGACCCGTCGTTGGGGAACTTGGTTTCTTATCATTTTGTAGAGTGGTTGACGTGGCAAGG TCTAGGTGATTTGATCAATGCCTGGCGCAAAAATGTACTGGGCCTAGATCCCGTCCCCACTACAGAGGGGCCAAACCTCGTAGAAGCGCTCAACGTGCCGTTCACTTACTGCTGGTCTCCCGCATTGATACCGAAGCCCAAGGACTGGGCATCTCATATAG ACGTCtgcggcttcttctttcgtgaCCCACCGGCCTACGAACCTCCAGCGGAACTTGATGTCTTTCTGCGTGCTGGTCCTCCACCAGTCTATATCGGCTTTGGTAGCATCGTCATCGAGGATGTGGAAAAGACATTGTCTATCTTACTCAATGCTATTCAGGAGACCGGAGTGCGGGCCATAATATCCTGTGGCTGGAGCAATCTAGAACGCCGGAAAACTCCCAATGTCCACTACATTGGCGACTGTCCGCACGAGtggctcttccagcatgtAGCCGCTGTTGTTCATCACGGTGGTGCAGGAACAACAGCCTGTGGCTTGCGGAATGGGAAACCAACTACCGTCGTCCCCTTCTTTGGAGA CCAACCATTTTGGGGCAATATGATTGCCGCTATGGGAGCCGGCCCCGAACCAATCCCCCACAAGAACCTCACCGCACGGAAACTGGCTGACGCCATCACCTACTGCTTAACCCCACaagctgttgctgtggcACGGGGTATAGCAGACAAAATGCGCCAGGAGTGCGGCGTTCGTGCGGCAGTTGACTCGTTCCACGCGCATCTCCCACGGCGTAAGATGCAGTGTGATCTCATACCGAGCGAACCTGCAGTCTGGTATTTTAAGACAGGAAGACGAACAGTCAAGCTGTCCAAAGTGGCTGCGCGAACCCTGAAGCATCAGGGACGTATCCATGGAAAGCATCTTAAACT ATATCAAACAAAGCCATTTACTATCGACATCCGTCGATGGGACCCATTTACGGCCATATCGTCAGCCTCGCTGTCTACCCTCACCGGCATGGCCGATGCCACAGCAGGGATCTTTATCGATCCTTATAAGGAATACAAACGTCTCCGAAAATCCGACCGCAATCGCGACGCCTCCAACCCTGCCACCGTTTCACACCCCCAACTCGCTACACCTGAGACATCATCCACGGCAGAATCAGCATTAATAACAAGAACGCATTCCTCTTCAGATATCTTGGACACTGAATGCAGCTCTGATGACCCAGACTACGCGCGACAGATGGCTATTGCAGCAGCCACCAGCCTAGGGATCTTTCTCGGCCGTTCCTCTCGAGGCGCGCTGGTAGATCTACCTCTCGCCGCCGTCGAAGGCATGCGGGCCGTGCCCCGACTGTACGGCGAAAAAGTACGCTTACACGACCCGGTGAGAGACTGGAAGAGTGGTGCAGGTGTGGCGTGGTCGACCTTCTCTCACGGCTTGTACGAGGGTGTCACTGATATCTTCGTGCACACATACcaggggaagaagaaacaaggcGCCATCGGGGTGGCTAAGGGTCTGACCAAGGGCCTAGTGAGCTTGACAGTTAAGACGGGAGCGGCAACGGTTGGCCTTATCGCGTATCCGAATCAGGGCATCTATCGCTCTCTGATGAGCACCGTACGGAAACGACCTGCAAAGCGGATTGAGCAAGCAAGATGGACAGAGGCGGAGTGGATTACTAGGGCGGAAGGAGGTATGCAGATAGATGCAGCGGGGTTGTGTTGGTTGTACGATGAGTTGTTGTCTACTAGGGAGACCGCCCGAAGAGGGCGGTAA
- a CDS encoding tRNA (cytosine-C5-)-methyltransferase (tRNA cytosine-5-methylases and related enzymes of the NOL1/NOP2/sun superfamily), with protein MGKRGRKGQGGRGGGGQRQNWTDIPKTNEKFERFYNEQGFIPEEEREVFWEYLRRDLPNSFRFTGSRGHALAVQERLKEFYIPEITSIKYEGNFVEPPRLVSWYPDQLAWSMTTPKQVVRRFAPFANFQKFLVAETAVGSISRQEVVSMIPPLLLDVKPGMTVLDMCAAPGSKSAQLMEMIHAGEEESMSQASKQVKEGTAGPEPLGPEGLNDDGRTTGLLIANDTDYKRAHMLIHQMKRLSSPNLIVTNHDATMYPSIKLPSPPGPSGKVQNKYLKFDRILADVPCTGDGTPRKNIGVWKEWTPGNALGLYATQVRILVRALQMLKVGGRVVYSTCSMNPVENEAVVASAIERCGGAANVRIVDCSNELPGLKRVPGLKTWKVMDRDTRMWNTWEEIEEHRASQGISGLGRVAAGMFPPTGENADLPLERCIRIYPHLQDTGGFFITVLEKQSEIRAKPEDSSKVIPKGTVAALTEELEFKQKNGNGQPLEKIDALDDMVTPNEDAAEEAQKNATVAEATHQPPYSATNQMSPAKRDAESMEDEVPSKRTKLDDGSEVVVGDRPVHQPAPVIEPDNMDTSDTTSTPAPPQQTTSATQAPPPQKRKPGQPVEEPFKYLDPNHEELPPIFEYYEGSDRFPRDRFMVRNAQAIPARTIYYTSALARDILTANEGQGMKIVHCGVKMFVKQDVQRPGVCPWRIQTDGLRVLEPWLGPGRAVTLKRKETLRRLLVEMFPKVNDDGWKELGEIGERVRDIPMGCSVLHIEPDTSETGFSERMVLPLWRSLHSVNLMLPKEERRAMLLRIFNDDTPLVNITAKRANADTDADNTPAAAPAEVEEEAVKHENEVLGQDEQEHAESRETWQKVGDEEDRFNTTV; from the exons ATGGGAAAGCGTGGAAGAAAG GGACAGGGCGGCCGCGGTGGTGGCGGGCAGCGCCAAAACTGGACCGACATTCCCAAGACCAACGAGAAGTTCGAACGCTTCTATAACGAGCAAGGGTTTATtcccgaggaagaaagggaggtATTCTGGGAGTATCTGCGGCGAGACCTCCCCAACAGTTTCCGCTTTACAGGATCACGAGG ACATGCCCTCGCGGTTCAGGAGCGCCTCAAAGAATTCTATATTCCCGAAATCACGTCGATTAAGTATGAGGGCAACTTCGTCGAGCCACCGCGCCTGGTGTCCTGGTACCCTGACCAGCTCGCGTGGTCGATGACGACCCCGAAGCAGGTCGTTCGACGCTTTGCTCCGTTCGCCAATTTCCAGAAGTTCCTCGTCGCCGAGACAGCTGTCGGAAGTATCAGCCGGCAGGAGGTTGTCAGCATGATTCCTCCGCTCTTGCTTGATGTGAAACCTGGCATGACTGTGTTGGACATGTGCGCTGCCCCGGGTAGCAAATCTGCACAGCTTATGGAGATGATCCACGCTGGAGAGGAAGAGTCGATGTCCCAGGCTTCCAAACAAGTGAAGGAGGGAACCGCTGGTCCCGAGCCTTTGGGACCTGAGGGTCTTAACGACGATGGTAGAACCACCGGTCTTCTCATCGCTAATGACACCGACTACAAGCGCGCGCACATGCTTATTCATCAGATGAAGCGACTCAGCTCCCCGAACTTGATCGTCACAAACCATGATGCTACCATGTACCCCTCCATTAAACTTCCCTCGCCTCCAGGACCTAGTGGAAAAGTCCAAAACAAATACCTTAAATTCGACCGTATCCTCGCGGATGTGCCGTGCACTGGTGATGGAACTCCTCGGAAGAACATCGGTGtttggaaggaatggaccCCAGGCAATGCTCTGGGACTTTATGCTACGCAGGTACGCATCCTTGTGCGCGCCTTGCAAATGCTCAAGGTCGGTGGACGTGTCGTGTATTCAACATGCAGTATGAACCCTGTTGAGAACGAGGCTGTCGTTGCAAGCGCCATTGAGCGCTGCGGTGGTGCCGCCAATGTGCGGATTGTCGATTGCAGCAATGAGTTACCGGGCTTGAAGAGAGTTCCCGGCTTAAAGACATGGAAGGTTATGGACCGCGATACAAGAATGTGGAACACCTGGGAGGAAATTGAGGAGCATCGGGCAAGCCAAGGCATCAGTGGTCTCGGTAGAGTCGCTGCAGGCATGTTCCCTCCTACTGGGGAGAACGCAGACCTACCCCTCGAGAGGTGTATCCGTATCTACCCCCACCTTCAGGACACTGGTGGATTCTTCATTACTGTCCTGGAGAAGCAGTCGGAAATTCGCGCCAAGCCAGAAGACTCTTCGAAGGTCATTCCCAAGGGAACTGTTGCCGCACTCACTGAAGAGCTTGAATTCAAACAGAAGAACGGCAATGGGCAGcccttggagaagattgatgcGTTAGATGATATGGTTACCCCTAACGAAGATGCTGCGGAGGAGGCTCAGAAGAATGCTACTGTCGCAGAGGCTACCCACCAGCCTCCTTACTCTGCCACCAACCAAATGTCCCCTGCAAAGAGGGATGCTGAGAGcatggaagatgaggtccCTTCCAAGAGGACCAAACTTGATGATGGCTCTGAAGTAGTTGTGGGTGATCGGCCCGTTCACCAGCCGGCTCCCGTGATTGAGCCGGATAATATGGATACATCTGATACCACTTCCACGCCTGCCCCTCCTCAACAAACAACGAGTGCAACTCAGGCCCCACCCCCTCAGAAACGGAAACCAGGCCAGCCGGTTGAGGAACCTTTCAAGTACCTGGACCCTAACCATGAGGAGCTTCCACCTATTTTTGAATACTATGAAGGATCAGACCGTTTCCCTAGAGATCGATTCATGGTCCGTAACGCACAGGCCATTCCAGCTAGAACCATCTACTACACTAGTGCTCTGGCGCGCGACATCTTAACCGCAAATGAAGGACAGGGCATGAAGATTGTCCACTGTGGTGTTAAGATGTTCGTGAAGCAAGACGTGCAGCGCCCGGGTGTTTGCCCATGGCGTATTCAGACCGATGGCTTGAGGGTCCTTGAGCCATGGCTGGGTCCCGGTAGAGCGGTTACCCTTaagaggaaggagacttTGCGGAGACTACTCGTGGAGATGTTCCCCAAGGTTAACGATGATGGCTGGAAGGAGCTTGGAGAAATTGGCGAGCGCGTGAGGGATATCCCGATGGGCTGCAGTGTCCTGCACATCGAGCCTGATACTTCTGAGACTGGTTTCAG CGAGCGAATGGTCCTTCCGCTATGGCGCTCCCTGCATTCCGTTAACCTCATGCTTCCCAAGGAGGAGCGTCGTGCTATGCTTCTTCGTATCTTCAACGATGATACCCCGCTCGTTAACATCACTGCGAAGCGCGCAAATGCCGACACAGACGCCGATAACACTCCGGCTGCAGCCCCtgctgaggtggaggaagaagcagtcAAGCATGAAAATGAGGTTCTGGGACAAGATGAGCAGGAACATGCCGAAAGCCGTGAGACGTGGCAGAAGGTcggtgacgaagaagatcgttTCAACACAACTGTATAG
- a CDS encoding putative isoamyl alcohol oxidase (predicted protein): MLLAIVSTLALAGPAFASPACKVTPLDPSWPSNSDWASLNASINGGLLRTVPVASSCWPGNPFGSSVSCGNVKSNWTNGMWLSTFPESIDYPIYANNSCLPPNAPGYVEERGCTTGGLPEYIVNATTEEQIATAMQWASERNIRIVVKGTGHDLNGRSSGAFALSIWTHNLRQLERNKSWLLPSKNTSEDVFIVGSGQQWGNVLNKALEHGRVVTTGQDPSVGLGGYIQGGGHGPLSRTYGLASSHVLQMRVVTTEGKILVANDAENQDLFWALRGGGPGLYGVVTEYVIRHHPAPSSVTMGNLLIAPKGSSNRSAELSWDAAVTHLSVLPDLMDAGLAGACMLATGQNAMTFASLSEPTTGAVIKQVFWSFNSTPSAMEALVNPILSNITHAAGGNNSLSISFSASQSNYSSFFSAISGSDAAGGQSVVSSRLLGRAEVLDTPRHKRRAYLKIAMRAQNETAGTYATIGLQGGPGVRNTQQEEWGALLPAWRSAYLHFISNGATVDPVAAGSPKKALENAADFNEAKERMWREWSPKSGAYMNEANPFTSNFKQDFYGSNYDRLAEIKAKYDPSESLFVLSGVGSDKWQYDLDTGKLCKAK; the protein is encoded by the exons ATGCTCTTAGCCATCGTTTCAACGCTGGCCCTGGCTGGTCCAGCATTTGCATCACCGGCTTGCAAGGTGACTCCGTTGGACCCATCATGGCCTTCCAATTCAGACTGGGCGTCACTAAACGCCTCCATTAATGGTGGGCTTCTCCGCACCGTGCCTGTCGCCTCATCGTGCTGGCCGGGTAATCCGTTTGGATCATCCGTCTCTTGCGGCAACGTTAAGTCGAACTGGACCAACGGAATGTGGCTGTCTACATTTCCCGAATCAATCGATTACCCGATCTATGCGAACAATTCTTGCTTGCCCCCGAACGCTCCAGGTTACGTCGAAGAAAGAGGCTGTACGACTGGAGGTCTGCCTGAATACATCGTGAATGCGACCACTGAAGAGCAAATCGCAACGGCAATGCAGTGGGCCTCAGAGAGGAACATTCGGATTGTGGTCAAGGGAACAGGTCATGACTTAAACGGAAG ATCAAGCGGTGCATTTGCCCTATCTATCTGGACTCATAACTTGCGCCAGCTCGAGCGCAATAAATCCTGGTTACTCCCTAGCAAAAACACCTCCGAGGACGTGTTCATTGTGGGTAGTGGCCAGCAATGGGGAAATGTACTAAACAAAGCCCTCGAGCACGGAAGAGTGGTCACCACTGGCCAGGATCCTAGTGTTGGACTGGGCGGTTACATTCAGGGTGGCGGTCATGGTCCCCTCTCCCGCACTTATGGTCTTGCCTCTAGTCATGTCCTCCAGATGAGGGTCGTCACGACCGAAGGCAAGATTCTGGTTGCCAACGACGCTGAAAATCAGGACCTGTTCTGGGCCCTCCGTGGAGGCGGTCCTGGTCTGTATGGGGTCGTTACAGAGTACGTCATCAGACACCACCCGGCGCCCAGCAGTGTGACGATGGGCAATCTTTTGATTGCGCCCAAGGGTAGTAGCAACCGAAGTGCAGAATTGTCTTGGGATGCAGCTGTGACCCATCTCTCAGTTCTTCCGGACCTCATGGATGCCGGCTTGGCTGGAGCTTGTATGCTAGCGACAGGCCAGAATGCCATGACGTTCGCATCACTTTCTGAACCCACGACTGGTGCTGTTATCAAGCAGGTCTTTTGGTCGTTCAACTCGACACCTTCGGCCATGGAGGCACTTGTTAATCCTATTCTATCAAACATCACTCATGCGGCCGGTGGAAACAACAGCCTCTCCATCTCGTTCAGTGCTTCACAGAGCAACTACTCGTCTTTCTTCAGCGCGATTTCCGGGAGCGATGCGGCCGGCGGGCAGAGTGTAGTGTCCAGCCGTTTGCTAGGACGTGCCGAGGTGCTTGATACGCCTCGACACAAAAGACGTGCCTACCTCAAGATAGCCATGCGCGCTCAAAACGAAACCGCTGGAACTTACGCGACAATCGGTCTACAAGGCGGCCCTGGGGTGCGCAATACGCAGCAGGAGGAATGGGGCGCATTGCTCCCAGCATGGCGCTCCGCGTATCTGCATTTCATCTCCAATGGTGCTACTGTTGACCCTGTCGCTGCGGGATCGCCAAAAAAGGCACTGGAAAATGCGGCTGACTTCAACGAGGCTAAGGAGAGGATGTGGAGAGAGTGGTCGCCTAAATCGGGTGCTTACATGAACGAGGCCAACCCATTCACTAGCAATTTCAAACAGGACTTCTATGGCTCGAACTATGACCGTCTGGCGGAGATCAAGGCTAAATACGACCCTAGCGAAAGCCTGTTCGTTCTTTCTGGTGTAGGAAGTGACAAGTGGCAGTATGACTTGGATACTGGCAAGTTGTGCAAAGCTAAGTAA